The genomic region GTGCACATCCGGCACATCGGCCAGTTGCAGCATGGCCAGCATCAAGCTGATGACTTCCACGTCGCTGCTCGGGCTGGCATCGCCGTACAACTCGGCCCCCAACTGGATCGGGCTGCGGGACGACGACAACGCACGCGGTTGAGCATGCAGCACGCTGCCGGCGTAGCACAGGCGGCTCGGCCCTTCGCGACGCAGGGTGTGCGCATCAATGCGCGCGACTTGCGGCGTGATGTCGGCACGAAAGCCCATTTGCCGGCCCGATTGCGGGTCGATGACCTTGAAGGTGCGCAGATCCAGGTCCTGGCCCGCGCCGGTCAGCAGGGATTCCAGGTACTCGATATGGGGGGTCACGACAAACTCGTAACCCCAGCTCTGGAACAGATCCAACACCTGGCGGCGCGCGATTTCAATGCGTGCAGCTTCTGGTGGCAGTACTTCTTCGATGCCATCTGGCAGCAGCCAGCGGTCTACCGTTGCCATTACGCCATTCCCCTATGATCCGGGCGGCCAGCCCTCGGGCGAGCCTTGAGTGAAGCAGAAAATACCCGGCCCCTGCATAAACCACGCGCAAGAGCGACGTGACGAACGACCAACAATCGGCCTCGTCGGGCACTTTCCTCGAAAAACCTGTGGCGCCTGCGGAGCAAAGCCACAATCAAACATGCAGACGCAAAAAAGCCGGGAATTTCCCGGCTGCCGCATCATACACCCGTTTTCTGAAAGGATCACCCCGCCCGGCATTTTAGCCGCCCGACGGAGTGATTCTCAGACTACATGCGGGTTACTTGGACTTTTCCAGGTAGCGGAAGAAATCGCTACTTGGGTCCAGCACCATGACGTCGGTTTTGTTCGCGAAGCTTTCACGGTAGGCACGCAGGCTACGGTAGAACGCGTAGAACTCCTGGTCCTGGCCATAGGCCTTGGCGTAGATCGAGGCGGCTTGAGCATCACCATCACCACGAGCCTCTTCAGACTCGCGATAGGCTTCTGCCAACAGTACGCGACGCTGACGGTCGGCATCCGCACGGATCCCTTCTGCCAGTTCGTTACCCTTGGCACGGTGCTCACGAGCCTCGCGCTCACGCTCGGTGCTCATACGCTCGAACACGCTGCGGTTCACTTCCTTCGGAAGGTCGATAGCCTTGACCCGAACATCGATCACTTCGATGCCCAGTTCTTTTTCCGCCATCGTGTTCAACGAACGCGTGATGTCAGCCATCAGCGCATCACGTTCACCGGATACCACCTCGTGCAGGGTGCGCTTACCAAACTGGTCACGCAGGCCCGATTCCAGACGGCGCGACAAACGCTCGTCGGCAATCTGCTTGAGGCCGGAGGTCGCGGTGTAGAAACGCTCGGCATCCTTGACGCGCCACTTGGCGTAGGCGTCAACCATCACGGCTTTCTTTTCCAGGGTCAGGAAGCGCTGTGTCGGTGCATCCAGGGTCATCAGGCGGCCGTCGAACTTGCGCACCTGGTTGACGTAGGGGACTTTCACATGCAGGCCCGGCTGGACATCTGCCTGGACCACGCGACCGAATTGCAGCAACACCGCGCGCTCGGTCTGAGACACGATATAGAAGCAGTTCCAGGCAGCGATGACCACGACGACGCCCACAATCAGGGCGGTCAGCGATTTATTGCTCATCAACGACTCTCCCTGGTACGTGTTTGCTGTTGCAGCAAGTCAGCGGCCGCACGGGCGCTCGCTTCGTTGGCAGCGGCAGTTGAACCGGTAGCCGGTGCGCTGGTGCTGCTACGACCACCTTCGATCATCTTGTCCAGCGGCAGGTACAGCAGATTATTCTGCCCGCCCTTGCTGCCGGTCACGAGAACCTTGCTGGTGTTGCTGAAGACTTCCTGCATGGTGTCCAGGTACAGACGCTCACGAGTGACTTCCGGTGCCTTGCGGTACTCGGCCACCAGCTTGGTGAAACGATCTGCCTCACCCTTGGCACGGGAGACCACTTCGTCGCGGTAACCGTTGGCATCCTCAAGGATGCGCTGGGCCTGACCACGGGCTTCCGGCACGACGCCGTTGGCGTAGGTTTCAGCCTGGTTGCGCGAACGCTGCTCGTCTTCACGGGCACGGATCACGTCATCGAAGGCTTCCTGTACTTCGCGCGGTGCAGCTGCGCTCTGTATGTTGACCTGGGTTACGGTGATACCGGTGCGATAGGTATCGAGGAACCGTTGCAGGCGCTCCTTGATCTCGCTGGCCATCAATTCACGACCTTCGGTCAGCACCTGATCCATTGCGGTGGAACCCACCACGTGGCGCAGGGCACTTTCGGTCGCTTGTTGCAGGCTGATTTCCGGCTGATCGACGTTCAGCACGAAGTCCTGCAGGTTGCTGATCTTGTACTGCACGGTCAGCGGCACTTCGACGATGTTCTCGTCTTCAGTCAGCATCTGGCCCTGCTTGGTGTAGGCACGCTCACGCGTGACGTTTTCCATGTACTTCTTGTCGATCGGCGGGAAATAGATGTTCAGGCCAGGGCCGACGGTCTCGTAGTACTTGCCGAAGCGCAGCACCACGGCTTGCTCCTGCTCGTCCACCACATAGACGGCGCTGTACAGCCAGACGGCCGCCAGCACAACGAGGCCGATGCCGAGCAGGCCGTAACCACCGCCCTTGCTCGTACGACCGCCTTCGTCACCACCACCACGTTTTTTTCCACCACCGAACAACCCATTCAGGCTTTCCTGCAGCTTTCGGAAGGCCTCGTCGAGATCTGGTGGCCCCTTGCGGTCGCCATTATTGCGGCGTTTACCACCCCAAGGATCCTGATTATTCGAGTTGCCACCCGGCTCATTCCAAGCCATAGCGCTCTCCATCTGATAAAGCAAAGACGCACCCACGGCGCGCCGACCAATGCTACAGAATGCCTGTCACAGCGGCACAACCGCTTTCTCAGGCTTTTATTGCAAAGTGTGTTGTTCGATGAACTCCGTCGGCACAACACCTTCCCGACTGACCAGCCGATTCAGCTCCGAGCGCGGCAATCGAACGGCCAGCAAGCTGACACCTTCTTCGTCGTGTTCTTCTTTCTGTACCGCGCCCAGCTCGAAAAACTGTGCACGCAGTCGAGCAAAACGCTGAGGCAAGCGCAAGGTGCCAACAAACAAATCGCTGCCCAACAACTCGGCAATGGCTTGTTCAAGCAATTCCAGACCACTGCCATCACGCGCCGACAGCCAGACCCGCTGGGGCTTGCCGTTTTCGTCGCGCTGGATTTGTGGCTCAACGCCTTCAAGCAAATCGAGTTTGTTATAGACCTCGAGGATCGGCAAGTCCTGGGCACCAATCTCGCCCAGTACCACCATGACCTGTTCAATCTGCAACATGCGATCCGGTTCGGCCGCATCGATCACGTGCAGCAGCAGGTCGGAATTGCTCGACTCTTCGAGCGTAGACCGAAATGCCTCGACCAGCTTGTGGGGCAAGTGACGAATGAAACCCACGGTATCGGCCAGGACAATCGGCCCCAGGTCGTCCAGTTCCAGACGGCGCAAGGTCGGGTCAAGGGTCGCGAACAGTTGGTCGGCCGCGTACACGTCCGATTTCGTCACGTTATTGAAGAGCGTGGATTTGCCGGCGTTGGTATAGCCCACCAGGGAAACGGTCGGGATATCCGCACGCATACGGCCACGTCGCGATTGTTCGCGCTGGCTGCGCACCTTCTCCAGGCGGCCCTTGATCTGTCGCAGGCGCACCCGCAGCAGACGCCGGTCGGTTTCCAGCTGGGTTTCACCCGGGCCACGCATGCCGATACCGCCACCCTGACGCTCAAGGTGAGTCCAGCCACGAACCAGCCGGGTGCTCATGTGGTCAAGCTGGGCCAGTTCTACCTGGAGCTTGCCTTCATGGGTACGGGCGCGCTGGGCGAAAATATCGAGAATCAGACCCGTGCGGTCGATCACGCGACACTCGAAAACTCGTTCGAGGTTACGTTCCTGACTGGGCGTGAGGATATGATTAAAAATCACCAGATCGGCCTTTTCGGCATGGACCAGATCGCGCAGCTCCTCGACCTTGCCGCTGCCAATCAGGAATTTGGCGGTTGGCCGATGACGCGGCACGTTAAAAAACGCGACGGTCTCGGCGCCGGCCGAATTTGCCAACTCCTGAAACTCCTGCGGATCTTCGCGCGCCTCAGGGTCCTGTCCATCCAAGTGAACGAGGATTACTCGCTCACCACCACCGTGGCGCTCAAAGAACAAAGGAGACTCCTATCAGGCGTTACCCGGTGCAGGCTCGGCGTCACCCTGTTCTTCGGTTGCGCTAGGCAGACGAATCGGACGAACCGGCACTACGGTCGAGATAGCGTGTTTGTAAACCATTTGGCTTACGGTGTTTTTCAGCAGAATCACGAACTGGTCGAACGACTCAATCGTGCCCTGCAGCTTGATACCGTTGACCAAATAGATGGAAACCCCAACTTTCTCTTTACGTAAAGTATTCAAGTAAGGGTCTTGTAGCGAATGCCCTTTTGACATGTGCCGCACTCCTTTAAGGATCAATAATAAAAAATCGGAAAATAGATAGCTTATGGCCGTCACACCCCCAAGGATAGACGGCAATTGCAAGGACTCAGCTCAATATGGAGACCGTTCCCAAGTATTTCAAGGCGCGTGACAGATTGTCGCAATCCAGACTGTCCAACCAGTGTAAATCAGTCCAGCTGCGCAGCCATGTGAACTGGCGCTTCGCCAATTGGCGCGTGGCAATGATGCCGCGCTCCTGCATTTCGGCTGACGTCAGCTTGCCATCCAGATGATCCCAGACTTGGCGGTAGCCTACAGCACGTATCGAAGGCAGCCCGGGATGCAGGTCACCTCTTGAACGCAGTGCTACGACCTCCTCCACAAACCCCTGTTCCAACATAATTGTGAATCTTTGTGCAATTCGTTCATGCAACACCTGGCGATCCGTCGGAGCGATGGCCAGATTCGCCACAGTATAGGGCAATTGTGAGTGCCCCGAGGCGCCTGCTTCAGCACTTTGCGCAGTTTGTTTCAGCCTGTGTTCAGTCATGGTCTGGCCACTGACCCGCCAGACTTCCAACGCCCGCGTCAGCCGCTGGGGGTCATTGGGATGAATCCGCGCGGCGGAAACTGGATCCACCGCAGCCAACTGGTCGTGCAGGGCTTGCCAGCCAAGGCGCGCAGCCTCTTCTTCAAGTTCGGCGCGCACCTGGGCATCGGCAGGTGGCATGTCTGCCAGGCCTTCCTGCAAAGCCTTGTAATAGAGCATCGTGCCACCCACCAGCAGCGGAATTTTGCCCCGCGCAGTGATATCGGCCATGGCCGCCAGGGCATCATTACGAAAATCAGCCGCCGAATAGCTCTCGCTGGGATCGATAATGTTGATCAACCGGTGCGGGTACTGGGCCAGCAGCTCTTTTGAGGGTTTGGCGGTGCCGATGTCCATGTCCCGGTAAACCAGTGCAGAGTCGACACTGATCAACTCGCATGGCAAGACCTTGGTCAGTTCGATGGCCAGGTCAGTCTTGCCGGCCGCCGTCGGGCCCATCAGGAAGATTGCGGGGGGCAAGGCACTCATCAACGACCGCGCAAGAACAGTTTATCGAGGTCGTCCAGGCCCATCTGGGTCCAGGTCGGTCGGCCATGGTTGCACTGGCCGCTGCGCTCGGTGTTTTCCATGTCCCGCAGCAAACCGTTCATTTCCGGCAGGGCCAGGCGCCGATTAGCGCGGATGGCGCCGTGGCAGGCCATGGTGCCGAGCAGTTCATTGATATGGGCCTGGATACGATCGCTGGTGCCGTACTCCATCAGGTCTGCCAGTACGTCGGCCACTAGCCGATTAGCCTCGGCCTGCTTGAGCAAAGCCGGGATCTGGCGGATAGCCAGGGTTTCCGGGCCCAGGCGTTGCAACTCAAAGCCCAGTTTCTGGAACACGCTGACGTGCTCTTCGGCACAATCGGCCTCGCGCTGGCTGACCGCCAGGGATTCCGGCACCAGCAGCGGCTGGCCGCTGAGGCCTTCGCTGGCCATGGCGATCTTCAAACGCTCGTACATGATCCGCTCGTGAGCAGCGTGCATGTCCACCAGCACCAGGCCATGTGCGTTTTCCGCAAGGATGTAGATGCCCTTGAGCTGAGCCAGTGCGTAACCCAGCGGCGGCACGTCACCCTGGCCTTCCGGCAAGGCGGCAGCACCCGACTCGGCACCGGGCAGCGGCGCGAAAAACTCGCGATAGGCTGCCTGGGCTTCGGCCACCGGCAACGCTGATTGCGGGCGCGGCGTGTATTGGTATTGATAACCGGCGCCAGCGCCTGAGCCAGGCGCGGTATAGCTCGGCTGGGCTTGCGGCGATTGCAGCAGGTTGGCGGCCAGGCTCATTTCGCCCTGGGGTCCGAACTCACCGGCTTCCGGCCCCGTAGGACGGACGATGGCCGTGACGATCGGCGCCGCCAGTTGATCATCCGGGCGCACATCGCCCAGGGCGCGGTGCAAGGTGCCATAGAGGAAATCGTGGACCATGCGACCGTCACGGAAGCGCACTTCGTGCTTGGTCGGGTGCACGTTAACGTCCACCACCGACGGGTCGACCTCAAAAAACAGCACGAACGTCGGATGCCGCCCGTTGAACAGCACGTCGCGATACGCCTGGCGCACCGCATGGGCCACCAGTTTGTCGCGCACCGCCCGGCCGTTCACAAAGAAGTACTGCAAGTCAGCCTGGCTGCGAGAGAACGTCGGCAACCCCACCCAACCCCACAACCGCAAGCCATTGCGCTCGATCTCGATCGGCAGCGCCTGCTCCAGGAACCCCGCGCCGCAGATAGCCGAGACGCGCCGGGCACGGGCCGCATCATCATGGGCCTCGTGCAGGCTGAGGATGGTCTTGCCGTTGTGGCGCAGGTGGAAAGCCACATCAAACCGGGCCAGTGCCAAGCGCTTGATGACTTCCTGCAGGTGGTCGAATTCGGTTTTTTCGGCCTTGAGAAATTTGCGCCGGGCCGGGGTGTTGAAGAACAGGTCGCGCACTTCCACCGAGGTGCCCACCGGATGTGCGGCCGGCTGGACCCGAGGCGCCATGTCGCGGCCTTCGGTTTCCACCTGCCAGGCCTGGTCAGCATCGCGGGTGCGGGACGTCAGGGTCAGGCGGGCCACGGAGCTGATGGAAGCCAAGGCCTCACCGCGAAACCCGAGGCTCATCACCCGTTCAAGGTCTTCCAGGTCACGAATCTTGCTGGTGGCGTGACGGGCCAGGGCCAGCGGCAGGTCATCGGAGGAAATCCCGCTGCCGTCGTCGCGTACCCGCAGCAGCTTGACGCCGCCCTGCTCAACATCGACGTCGATGCGCCTGGCGCCGGAGTCGATGCTGTTTTCCAGCAACTCCTTGATCACCGACGCTGGCCGCTCGACCACCTCACCCGCCGCGATCTGGTTGGCGAGGCGCGGACTTAGCAGCTCAATGCGCGAGGTGTTGCTCAAGACTGTTTCGCTCATTATTGCGCCGCCAGTTCAGTGCCCGGGATGGTCAACACCTGGCCGACCTTCAATTCATCGGTCTTCAGGTTATTGGCGCTGCGCAAGGTTGCCGCCGATACCTGGAAGCGCACCGCCAGCATCGCCAGGGTGTCGCCCGGCTGGACGCGATGGTCACGCGGGCCTTGGGCGATCTTCCCGGAATCACGCAGCCAGGCGATGTAGGTGCCCGGCGGCGGGTTCTGCTGGAAGAACTGGCGAACACCGGCGCTGATGGAACGCGCCAGCGCCTGCTGGTGGCTGGAAGAGGCCAGTTTCGAGGCTTCGTTGGAGTTGGAGATAAACCCGGTTTCCACCAGAATCGATGGAATATCCGGCGACTTGAGCACCATGAACCCGGCCTGTTCCACCCGCTGTTTGTGCAGCGAGGTGACGCGACCGATATTGCTCAGGACTTTCTGCCCGACGTTCAGGCTGGAGGTCAGCGAGGCGGTCATCGACAGGTCGAGCAATACGCCGGCGAGCATCTTGTCCTTGTCGTCGAGGGACACGTTGCCAGCCCCACCGATCAAGTCAGAACGGTTTTCACTGTCCGCCAACCAGCGAGCGGTCTCGGAAGTGGCACCCCGATCAGACAGGGCAAACACCGAAGCACCAAACGCAGCCGCCGAAGGGGCGGCGTCGGCGTGGATCGAGACGAACAGGTCGGCGCCCTTCTTGCGGGCGATTTCGGTACGGCCACGCAGCGGAATAAAGTAATCGCCGGTACGGGTCAGCTCGGCGCGATAGCCTTTCATGCCATTGATCTGGCGCTGCAGTTCGCGAGCGATGGCCAGTACCACGTCTTTTTCATGCTGGCCGCGCGAACCGGAGGCTCCCGGGTCTTCGCCGCCGTGCCCGGCATCGATAACCACAATAATGTCACGCTTGCCCGCGGGTGCAGGTGGTGGTGGCGGCAATTTGACCTGAGGTTGCGACTGGTTGACCGGCACCGCCGGTATCGTCGCGACGCTTGGGGTTGGCGCAGGCGGCGGCGCGGCATCGGCGGCGTTGTCGAACAGGTCGACTACCAGCCGGTTGCCATACTGTGCGTTGGGCGCCAGCACGAAGCTTTTCGGGGTCACGGCCTTTTTCAGGTCGATGACCACCCGCAGATCGGTCGGCGTACGTTGGGCCGAACGCATCGCGGTAATCGGGGTATTGGCCATGGCGACTTTCAACGGCGCGGCCAGGGTCGCACCGTTGATATCAATCACCAGGCGATCGGGCGCCGTAAGGGTGAAGACGCTGTGCTGAACCGGGCCAGACAGGTCGAATACCAGTCGCGTGTTATCCGGAGCCCGCCACAGGCGAACACTTTTCACCTGTGAGGCCGCCAGTGCATTGAAAGTCATTGCCGCAAGCAACACCCCTACGACAGTAACCAACGCGCGAAAGCGCATACCTAACCCCATCAATTATTTGAATTCCAATGCCAAGGCGGCGCACCACGACTCGCCGCGCGCGCTCTGGGACAACAACTTCAGCTGACGTCCGTGCTTATGCGGGGTAATGGTAATGGTCAGGTCCGGCTTTGGCAAAAAGCCTGTGCCTTTATCTGGCCACTCGATCAGGCACAGAGCGTCCTCATCGAAGTAATCGCGGATGCCCATGAATTCCAACTCTTCTGGATCCACCAGGCGATACAAGTCGAAATGGAAGGCGCGCAGCTCGCCGATTTCGTAGGGCTCAACCAAGGTAAACGTCGGGCTTTTCACAGCACCTGCATGCCCCAACCCGCGAATGATGCCCCGTGACAGGGTGGTTTTCCCGGCCCCCAGATCACCTTCCAGAAAGATCAGGCCCGAGCCTTTCGTTACCTGGGCAATACGGTTGCCGAGGGCGACCATTGCAACTTCATCGGCCAGGAAAAGGATTACTTCAGACACGGCGATTGCTCCTCCAGCAACTGACGAATGGCAGGAATCAGATCACTGGCGGCCAGCCCGCGACCGTAGGTACCTTGGCGATCACCGGCAGTGGCATGCAGCCAGACCGCCAGGCAAGCGGCATCAAATGCCGACATGCCTTGCGCCAGTAAAGCACCAACCAGGCCGGCCAACACGTCACCCAGGCCAGCGGTTGCCATCGCAGGATGACCCTGATCACAACGGGCAACGCGACCGTCCGGGCGGGCGATCAAGCTGCCCGCGCCCTTGAGGATCGCTACTGCATTGAATTTCTGACTCAAGGCGCGCGCCACGTTAAGGCGGTCGGCCTGAACCTCGGCTGTCGAAATACCCATCAAGCGGGCCGCTTCGCCAGGATGCGGAGTGATCACGCAGTTGGCCGGCAAGCTGACGCTGCCCGTCGCCAGCAGGTTCAAGGCATCGGCGTCCCAGACTTGCGGCTGCTTGGCGCTGGCCGCTACCGACAGCAGGCTTTTGCCCCAGGACGCCTCGCCCAGGCCCGGACCGATGACGATCACGGAGATCTTTTCCAGCAAGCCCATCAACTGATTGGCCGAGTGTACGCCCACGGTCATGACTTCCGGCAGCCGCGCCAGCGCCGCTGCAACATGCTCACTGCGGGTCGCCAGGGAAACCATGCCGGCGCCGCTGCGCAGGGCACTTTCGGCGCTGAGCAAGGCGGCGCCGCCAAAACCACGGTCGCCACCGATCAGCAATAGATGGCCGAACTGGCCTTTAT from Pseudomonas yamanorum harbors:
- the mutL gene encoding DNA mismatch repair endonuclease MutL; the encoded protein is MSNTSRIELLSPRLANQIAAGEVVERPASVIKELLENSIDSGARRIDVDVEQGGVKLLRVRDDGSGISSDDLPLALARHATSKIRDLEDLERVMSLGFRGEALASISSVARLTLTSRTRDADQAWQVETEGRDMAPRVQPAAHPVGTSVEVRDLFFNTPARRKFLKAEKTEFDHLQEVIKRLALARFDVAFHLRHNGKTILSLHEAHDDAARARRVSAICGAGFLEQALPIEIERNGLRLWGWVGLPTFSRSQADLQYFFVNGRAVRDKLVAHAVRQAYRDVLFNGRHPTFVLFFEVDPSVVDVNVHPTKHEVRFRDGRMVHDFLYGTLHRALGDVRPDDQLAAPIVTAIVRPTGPEAGEFGPQGEMSLAANLLQSPQAQPSYTAPGSGAGAGYQYQYTPRPQSALPVAEAQAAYREFFAPLPGAESGAAALPEGQGDVPPLGYALAQLKGIYILAENAHGLVLVDMHAAHERIMYERLKIAMASEGLSGQPLLVPESLAVSQREADCAEEHVSVFQKLGFELQRLGPETLAIRQIPALLKQAEANRLVADVLADLMEYGTSDRIQAHINELLGTMACHGAIRANRRLALPEMNGLLRDMENTERSGQCNHGRPTWTQMGLDDLDKLFLRGR
- a CDS encoding N-acetylmuramoyl-L-alanine amidase codes for the protein MGLGMRFRALVTVVGVLLAAMTFNALAASQVKSVRLWRAPDNTRLVFDLSGPVQHSVFTLTAPDRLVIDINGATLAAPLKVAMANTPITAMRSAQRTPTDLRVVIDLKKAVTPKSFVLAPNAQYGNRLVVDLFDNAADAAPPPAPTPSVATIPAVPVNQSQPQVKLPPPPPAPAGKRDIIVVIDAGHGGEDPGASGSRGQHEKDVVLAIARELQRQINGMKGYRAELTRTGDYFIPLRGRTEIARKKGADLFVSIHADAAPSAAAFGASVFALSDRGATSETARWLADSENRSDLIGGAGNVSLDDKDKMLAGVLLDLSMTASLTSSLNVGQKVLSNIGRVTSLHKQRVEQAGFMVLKSPDIPSILVETGFISNSNEASKLASSSHQQALARSISAGVRQFFQQNPPPGTYIAWLRDSGKIAQGPRDHRVQPGDTLAMLAVRFQVSAATLRSANNLKTDELKVGQVLTIPGTELAAQ
- the hflK gene encoding FtsH protease activity modulator HflK yields the protein MAWNEPGGNSNNQDPWGGKRRNNGDRKGPPDLDEAFRKLQESLNGLFGGGKKRGGGDEGGRTSKGGGYGLLGIGLVVLAAVWLYSAVYVVDEQEQAVVLRFGKYYETVGPGLNIYFPPIDKKYMENVTRERAYTKQGQMLTEDENIVEVPLTVQYKISNLQDFVLNVDQPEISLQQATESALRHVVGSTAMDQVLTEGRELMASEIKERLQRFLDTYRTGITVTQVNIQSAAAPREVQEAFDDVIRAREDEQRSRNQAETYANGVVPEARGQAQRILEDANGYRDEVVSRAKGEADRFTKLVAEYRKAPEVTRERLYLDTMQEVFSNTSKVLVTGSKGGQNNLLYLPLDKMIEGGRSSTSAPATGSTAAANEASARAAADLLQQQTRTRESR
- the hflC gene encoding protease modulator HflC; the protein is MSNKSLTALIVGVVVVIAAWNCFYIVSQTERAVLLQFGRVVQADVQPGLHVKVPYVNQVRKFDGRLMTLDAPTQRFLTLEKKAVMVDAYAKWRVKDAERFYTATSGLKQIADERLSRRLESGLRDQFGKRTLHEVVSGERDALMADITRSLNTMAEKELGIEVIDVRVKAIDLPKEVNRSVFERMSTEREREAREHRAKGNELAEGIRADADRQRRVLLAEAYRESEEARGDGDAQAASIYAKAYGQDQEFYAFYRSLRAYRESFANKTDVMVLDPSSDFFRYLEKSK
- the hflX gene encoding ribosome rescue GTPase HflX; this translates as MFFERHGGGERVILVHLDGQDPEAREDPQEFQELANSAGAETVAFFNVPRHRPTAKFLIGSGKVEELRDLVHAEKADLVIFNHILTPSQERNLERVFECRVIDRTGLILDIFAQRARTHEGKLQVELAQLDHMSTRLVRGWTHLERQGGGIGMRGPGETQLETDRRLLRVRLRQIKGRLEKVRSQREQSRRGRMRADIPTVSLVGYTNAGKSTLFNNVTKSDVYAADQLFATLDPTLRRLELDDLGPIVLADTVGFIRHLPHKLVEAFRSTLEESSNSDLLLHVIDAAEPDRMLQIEQVMVVLGEIGAQDLPILEVYNKLDLLEGVEPQIQRDENGKPQRVWLSARDGSGLELLEQAIAELLGSDLFVGTLRLPQRFARLRAQFFELGAVQKEEHDEEGVSLLAVRLPRSELNRLVSREGVVPTEFIEQHTLQ
- the tsaE gene encoding tRNA (adenosine(37)-N6)-threonylcarbamoyltransferase complex ATPase subunit type 1 TsaE, producing MSEVILFLADEVAMVALGNRIAQVTKGSGLIFLEGDLGAGKTTLSRGIIRGLGHAGAVKSPTFTLVEPYEIGELRAFHFDLYRLVDPEELEFMGIRDYFDEDALCLIEWPDKGTGFLPKPDLTITITPHKHGRQLKLLSQSARGESWCAALALEFK
- the miaA gene encoding tRNA (adenosine(37)-N6)-dimethylallyltransferase MiaA, whose translation is MSALPPAIFLMGPTAAGKTDLAIELTKVLPCELISVDSALVYRDMDIGTAKPSKELLAQYPHRLINIIDPSESYSAADFRNDALAAMADITARGKIPLLVGGTMLYYKALQEGLADMPPADAQVRAELEEEAARLGWQALHDQLAAVDPVSAARIHPNDPQRLTRALEVWRVSGQTMTEHRLKQTAQSAEAGASGHSQLPYTVANLAIAPTDRQVLHERIAQRFTIMLEQGFVEEVVALRSRGDLHPGLPSIRAVGYRQVWDHLDGKLTSAEMQERGIIATRQLAKRQFTWLRSWTDLHWLDSLDCDNLSRALKYLGTVSILS
- the hfq gene encoding RNA chaperone Hfq, with amino-acid sequence MSKGHSLQDPYLNTLRKEKVGVSIYLVNGIKLQGTIESFDQFVILLKNTVSQMVYKHAISTVVPVRPIRLPSATEEQGDAEPAPGNA
- a CDS encoding NAD(P)H-hydrate dehydratase, translated to MPQTKHEIPDVQHLLPGQLPQLAARSPDAHKGQFGHLLLIGGDRGFGGAALLSAESALRSGAGMVSLATRSEHVAAALARLPEVMTVGVHSANQLMGLLEKISVIVIGPGLGEASWGKSLLSVAASAKQPQVWDADALNLLATGSVSLPANCVITPHPGEAARLMGISTAEVQADRLNVARALSQKFNAVAILKGAGSLIARPDGRVARCDQGHPAMATAGLGDVLAGLVGALLAQGMSAFDAACLAVWLHATAGDRQGTYGRGLAASDLIPAIRQLLEEQSPCLK